From Prevotella melaninogenica, the proteins below share one genomic window:
- a CDS encoding outer membrane beta-barrel family protein has protein sequence MAQQTVTFSIQQQTKEPIDAATIIISDQKTGKVIANGLTETDGKFNYTLIDGSYQLYCGAIGCRDTTILFSIPNNHSIYNIYLYPDGTELKDVIVTARKQRSLIKMESGKISISVAESYLANLGNSLDVLRHTPSVRLDNKGNLSLSALGNAAVYVNGKRIRLQGETLTAYLRTIPSSNIASITTSTNPDASYDSEGASGIIDIKLKDNNERGLYISTSHGMSFWNHIRQSSDFSMTYNKQTWQLGINYSHNIGHYDMEYGTDRMQEGDRNFSETNDTDKRNTYAGGLAFVFQPNKKHKLMLNASVDALTGPGVTATTTWIYKGRDTLHEILKARNDYTKQENTKYTTGIGYQFNITEQQTITANADWIHVDVVSNNNQPNTFYSPNGTLLREDNYPAKSKKNINIISSAIDYKLKNSHDGELLTGIKAAKVESNNRFGFYAKGVLDNTRSNRFTYQESNLEGYIQYAQKWKHIQATAGMRIEYMQTIGTLESYLDGKLMEENKNNHTRLFPNLSISYDLNNKAKLTLAYSKRQDKARYEDLNPIEYLLDELTYWKGNPFIQPQINHRISLDYTKNNLSVTLSYNQLNNYFTQLPDAYKKDCIVMTTKNIGKQKQLALDLIYNKRLTSWWDVSANIGAYYFINHLDYESYKEDYRRPSCNLSLSNDIQLPAKVRMELSARYASKRQGRSYEVFKPSGSIDIGLSKRLLRDKLSLSLMITDLLHTERWDSYGRKGALNLDIWGNSESRQVIFRVHYNFGSRKFETNKNKVKEAERL, from the coding sequence ATGGCTCAACAGACCGTAACCTTTAGTATCCAACAACAAACAAAGGAACCTATTGATGCAGCAACAATTATCATTTCTGATCAGAAGACAGGAAAAGTAATTGCCAATGGACTAACTGAGACGGACGGAAAGTTTAATTACACCCTTATTGATGGTAGTTATCAACTATACTGCGGAGCTATCGGATGCCGTGATACTACTATTCTTTTCTCCATTCCAAATAACCATTCCATTTATAACATCTATTTATATCCTGACGGTACAGAGCTGAAAGACGTTATTGTCACAGCTCGCAAACAACGCTCACTCATTAAAATGGAAAGTGGGAAGATAAGCATTTCTGTTGCAGAATCCTATCTTGCTAACCTTGGCAACTCTTTAGATGTTCTGCGCCACACCCCAAGTGTAAGGCTTGATAATAAAGGAAATCTATCGCTTTCTGCCCTTGGCAATGCCGCCGTTTACGTGAACGGAAAACGCATACGACTTCAAGGTGAAACGCTTACAGCCTATCTGCGTACTATTCCATCTTCTAACATTGCAAGCATAACTACTTCAACCAACCCTGATGCAAGTTATGATTCAGAAGGGGCAAGTGGTATTATTGACATAAAACTAAAAGACAACAACGAACGAGGACTTTACATTTCGACCTCTCATGGTATGTCTTTTTGGAATCACATACGCCAAAGTTCTGATTTTAGTATGACTTATAACAAACAGACATGGCAGCTGGGCATTAACTATAGTCATAACATTGGACACTATGACATGGAGTATGGTACTGATAGAATGCAAGAAGGAGACCGAAACTTCTCAGAGACCAATGATACAGACAAGCGTAACACTTACGCAGGGGGACTGGCTTTTGTATTCCAACCTAACAAGAAACACAAACTTATGCTAAATGCATCAGTTGATGCCTTAACAGGTCCCGGAGTGACAGCAACAACTACTTGGATATATAAAGGTAGAGACACGCTTCATGAAATACTTAAAGCAAGGAATGATTATACCAAACAAGAGAATACAAAATATACGACAGGCATAGGCTATCAGTTCAATATTACAGAACAGCAGACCATCACTGCAAATGCAGATTGGATTCACGTTGATGTTGTAAGTAATAACAATCAGCCTAATACGTTTTACTCTCCAAATGGAACATTACTAAGGGAAGACAACTATCCAGCTAAATCCAAGAAGAATATAAACATCATATCATCTGCTATTGACTATAAACTGAAGAATAGCCATGACGGAGAGCTCCTTACAGGTATTAAAGCTGCCAAGGTAGAAAGTAACAATCGCTTTGGCTTCTATGCAAAAGGTGTGCTTGACAACACAAGGTCTAACAGGTTTACCTACCAAGAGTCAAACCTTGAAGGCTATATACAATATGCCCAGAAGTGGAAACATATACAGGCAACTGCAGGTATGCGGATTGAATATATGCAGACTATCGGGACTTTAGAATCCTATTTGGACGGAAAACTGATGGAGGAGAATAAGAACAATCACACAAGACTCTTTCCTAATCTTTCTATCAGTTATGATCTTAACAACAAAGCAAAGCTCACACTTGCCTACAGTAAACGGCAAGACAAAGCAAGATACGAAGACCTTAACCCCATTGAATATCTATTAGATGAACTAACCTATTGGAAAGGGAATCCATTTATTCAGCCACAAATAAATCATAGAATATCTTTAGATTACACAAAGAATAATCTTAGTGTAACGCTCTCTTACAATCAGCTAAACAACTATTTTACGCAGCTTCCCGATGCATACAAGAAAGACTGCATAGTCATGACAACCAAGAATATTGGTAAACAGAAACAGCTGGCACTTGACCTTATCTATAACAAACGTCTCACCTCGTGGTGGGATGTAAGTGCAAACATCGGTGCTTACTACTTTATCAACCATCTTGATTATGAATCTTATAAAGAAGACTACCGGCGCCCCTCATGCAATCTTTCACTTTCAAACGACATACAACTACCTGCAAAAGTTCGTATGGAACTGTCAGCAAGATACGCAAGTAAACGACAAGGCAGAAGTTATGAGGTTTTCAAACCAAGTGGAAGTATAGATATCGGACTGAGTAAACGATTACTCCGAGACAAGCTCTCCCTATCTTTGATGATTACCGACCTACTTCACACTGAGCGTTGGGATAGCTATGGACGTAAGGGAGCATTGAATTTAGACATTTGGGGGAACAGTGAAAGCCGCCAAGTTATCTTCCGTGTACATTACAATTTCGG